The stretch of DNA TGAATTGCCTTTTATTGCTCTAGAGATCACTGTTCTGTACTTGAAGGTGGGGAGGAGGTAGGAAGCTCTCATCCTCTGAGATTTTAGAACCTTGGCAGCCCCTTCCCGGTTCTCTGGGTGTTTTGTTCACTGCACCTCTATCCCAGCAGCAGGACCCTCTAACTACAGGcggaagagacagagaaggtcCACTTTCCTGACAATCTGGGGAGGCAGAAGCTGTTTGGAGTGCTTCTTCCTCAGTTTTTTGGGGGTGATAGCAAGTTAACAATGTGTGTGCCTTAGACAGAAATGGTGGGGAGGGTCTCCTCTGAGAcagtatgtcaaagagaaataaatggtaGGGAGGGGGACAGAGTACCTGCTCAGGGCTGCAAATGAGAAAGGTGACACAgctttcaatgattttttttcagacCCTAGTTAGGGAAGGAGAAATTGTCCATTCTTGAAATCTTGGATCCCTGGGACTCACAAAGCTGCGTGGGCTCTCTCCCTGTAGGCATCGGCCCTGATGGACACATTGCCTTCAACGAGCCAGGCTCCAGTCTGGTGTCCAGGACCCGTGTGAAGACACTGGCCatggacaccatcctggccaatgctAGGTTCTTCGATGGAGAACTCACCAAGGTGCCCACCATGGCCTTGACGGTGGGGGTGGGCACTGTCATGGATGCTAGAGAGGTGAGGATGCAAGGGCCCCACCAGCTTTGCGCTGGGTGGACTTGtctttctcttattaatcttAACTATACTTGTACCACCTACATTCTTATTAAAGATGAAGACATGATAAATAAAGCTAAAATCCCTGCTGACCCTGTTACTCACTGTTCCTCTTGCCTCTTTGGAAGACATCATTATTCCCAGTGTGAGGTGAATCCCTTGAGCATGTTTTTGGTGCCTTTGGCTGACTGCCTGGGACAGCAGGCTCTCTGGCCTCGGGCCCCTTTCATGCTTTTCACAGGCAGAGAGGAGGCCAGCATCACTAATGTTGGAATATGAATTTTGTACCTGACCAGGTATGGAGAGAGAGGCTCCCTTGTTCCTTGTAGTTGGCAGAGGTCACTGTTTGGACACCAAGGATGCTTGTGCTTCTAGCCCCGTGCTCAGAGATTAATAAATGTGGTGAAGTGTGATTAAAATATAAGTGTTTTAAACTGAATTTAGCTTTTCCCCTAAAAAATTGACTatcatttgaatttgaattttttgtgGTTCCAATTTCCTTATTTTCATTAGAACTTTAGAAgcgttttctcttcctttctgatgTGCATTCAGTGGGAAGCAGCTATAGACATgttaaatttacatttctttgccCAGGCCAATAGACAAGCATCTAAATCAGTGAAAAATTCCCTGTTTAAAGTGAACTTTTGTGATATGAGTGACAGCGCCCAGATTTCTGTTGGGTAATCTTCAATCAGTATGTGGGGTGGGGGTGTTTACTCGCTGTTTTTAGCCTTGCAGCTTAAACCTGTTTTTATCATGAGGGCATCTTGATCTGGGAAAGGACCTGGGACTGGAAATCAGGAGATTATCTTTTCTAAAAAGAGTTCTGGGTTGCTGAGGGGTCCGGAATAAATAGTCATATTCCCTCTCTGCTTCTGTGTTCTAATCTTTTAAGAAAGGAACAGTACATCTTGTTCACAACTCTGTGGCACATGTGaattaaaatgaaaggaaatctaTAGAACtgagttattttctcttttcctgcccTTGAATAGAGCTGATTTCTTTAAGATCACTTACATTCTTGATATCTTAACTGTTAAGTGGAGACTGTGcctttgttttattatatattaacaaAAACCATCACCCCAGGTCACATTAGTTCATAGGTTTAATGCTATGAACTGAAAGTGACCAGATAATGGAGCAGCCTTCCTGGGATTCAGCCTTAGAGGTCCCACAGATAACTCCTACCATTGCCTGCAAAGCATCCTTGCTGGTGGTGCAGGTTAGGAGCCCTCTTTCACAAACTGTGCTTGTGGAGAGTCACCAAGCTGACGGGATAGCGGGCCTGGGCATGGCATGTCTGTTTACAGGGCACTTTCATAGGCATCATCAAAGATACCTGGAGGCACTGTCACGTGGTGGTCAAGAACATGAACTTTAGGGTCATaaatgaccctgggcaagttacttaacccccCAGGCTCTGTTTTCTTATCATATAACATGGGGATAATGATGCTGCCTGCCTTGGGTTATTTGTGTGATAAAGCACAAGGAGCACTGAGCAAAAGTATGTTGCATGGTAACCACTTACAATGTGATATGAAAAACAATCATTCTTACAACTGTTTAGGGTGTCTGGAATGCTCCCCTCTATCACGGACTTGTTTTCTGATCCCCAGGTGATGATCCTCATCACAGGTGCTCACAAGGCATTCGCTCTGTACAAGGCCATCGAGGAGGGAGTGAACCACATGTGGACCGTGTCTGCCTTCCAGCAGCATCCCCGCACCGTGTTTGTGTGTGATGAGGATGCCACCTTGGAGCTGAAAGTGAAGACTGTCAAGTATTTCAAAGGTGAGGGAGGTGTGGGTCCAGGAACAGGTGGTCAAGCTCAGGGTGTACCGGGAGTTAGTAGTAGATCCAGCTTTCATCCTCTAGTCGTTTTACTTGACAACTGTAATCTTAAGAAATATCAAACCCAACTGCATCACACTACACTGTCATTTATTTTCCACCTGTGACTGCAAAGATCCATTTCTGGAGATATGTTTGCTctgagaaggaggaaagaaaatgccGAGTATGGTCCAAGGACTATGTGATGACCTCACAGTGCCATTGAGCCTCAGGTTTTCTCTTTTCAAATCTTAAACAGCCATTcccctcagctcactgcaggctccgcctcccgggttcacgcaattctcctgcctcagcctccccagtagctgggactacaggcgcccgccacctcgcccagctagttttttgtattttttagtagagacggggtttcaccgtgtcagccaggatggtctcgatctcctgacctcgtgatccgcccgcctcggcctcccaaagtgctgggattacaggcttgagccaccgcgcccggctggatcttcatttcttttaccttttttttttttttgagacagtgtctcactctgtcactcaggctggagtgcagtggtatgatctcggctcactgcaacctccacctcccgggcttaagtgattctgcttgactcaacctcccaagtagctggaattacaggtgcccgccactatacccggctaatttttgtatttttagtagagacggggtttcgccatgttgcccaggcttgtcttaactcctgacctcaggggatccacccatctcggcctcccaaagtgctaggattacaggcatgagagccgccatgcccggctcttcttttactttaaaaGGATGCATACTGCTTTAGGCAAACATGTGAAAATCCTCCTTTACTCAAGCAGGTCAATTAGGAATTTGTTCTTTGCTGAAAAGACTAACCTTTAAATAGCCAACTCCCATAGTGATTGAATTTATAAAAGTTCCATGAATATAGTACTCACTGTGAATAACTCTTCTTGTACTTAGGGTGTTTATCATTTGGGGATcatagagaaaagagagaagagtcagCTCTAAGACAAAATTTGAGAGCTCCTGGATGTTATGATTGATAATCAAGGAACTCTTGCCACTGCCTGAATtaactactttttaattttttgtaggttTAATGCTTGTTCATAACAAGTTGGTGGACCCCTTGTACagtatcaaagagaaagaaactgagaaaagCCAATCTTCTAAGAAACCATACAGCGATTAGCCTGTGCTGGGACCTAGTGTCAAGTACCCATAGGGAAAGGCAGGTCTTTCTGGAAATTGTCTTTAGAAGAAagaattgtatttctttaatcTAATATGGGTACTCCAGATAAGTGGGTAAACTTATTGTTCTTGGCCATGAGGCTGGGAGCCTAGTCATGGAGTTTAGCTATAGGGAGAATGATTTGTTTGTAacttaatcagaaaaaaaatctctgcaaaATGTACTCCATCATTTTGATGTCTGCCAAACCCAGGTTGggagttttaaactttttgttctgcTTCAGCCACGGTTCACATGTACAACACACTCCCATCAGGAATTTCTCTCCTTACATGCACTGATTTTCAAGTGGGAGGGAATTAGGGGCTTGTGTATATTGGATGCCACCTCTTTGAAGAGTCTTGAGAGTCCTTCTTGCACAGGCCTGCCCCTTGGTTGAGAACCATTGTTCCAGGTTAAGGCACAAACTCTCAATATCTAAAGTGCAAGGAAGCAGGCTCTTTGGTCAGTAACAAGTGCAGTGGAAAGAAAAcgatcccttccttccttcttccagtTGTTTTCCAGTTTCACAGCTTTTCTCTGAACTGGGAGAACCTGGGGGTGGATTTGGGTGGGTGGGGTCAAAGAGGCGGCTTCTACTGATAAACCCAGAGCCTCAAGGGGCCCAGCCATGTCAAACTTCTCTCCCTCAGGGACTCTGCAGCATCAAAAGGAGGAAGGTGGAAGCCGTTTTCCCCCCAGAGCCCTGTGTTTTTGTGAAAGGCCTCACTGTGGCTCCTCTGTTTTACATACTCATTAGTAAGTAGGAGGTCCACTGGGGCAACAGACACTGCCACAATTTCAGTGTTGTGTTCAGCCAAGAGGACGGTCTGGGCAGGCAGCTTAAGTGTGAGTTTAGTCACAGCTCCCGAGTGTCCCGCTCTCCTGCTTCCCTAGGAGGTGAGTGCCAGGAAAACACACCAAATGTTTCTAGTATTGTTTCCCCACTTAAAATAGTCCTGCTTAGATTCACATGGTGTGGTCTGATGTTCTGAGAACATCAGGAAATACAACCCTTTTGCCCATTTATCCTTCTCCCCGGATCCCAAGGTGGTCTGTTGCTCTGGCTTCCTTTCATTGTCTTAGGCCTTCATGGAGTGGATGCTGCCTCCTCCTGGCTGTTTTTGTGCCTGTTTGAAGCTACTGCTGTCTCTGTTTCTGGGAAAGACCTTTAAGAGTCTGGCTCAGGCCTAAGGGCTATGTTTGGTACCAGTGTTTTGTCTTTAGCTTTTCTATGTGATTGTGCTGTCATTCTGTTTTAAGCTCATGGATCAGTGGATTTGTTTACAATGTGATATTTTCTATTAAATCcagtattttcaaataacatgTCATTTGTGGATTTGAGCCCTCAATTTTAGAAGACTCggctatttatatattttagaaagagcTGGTAAGCAAAGCGTCACACTCAGTCCTCACAAGAACTTGCAGGAAGGTCACAAGCAAAGCAACCATCTATTGATCTCTTCTTCGATCATCAGAGTGAAAAATAAGAGATTTTATGAAAATGGAGCACCTATAGGAAAAAGGATAGGAATGAACAGATGAGCAATAAATTGTCATGTTCTGGCTGTACCTGAGATCCAAATGAGGATACAGCTGTTATAAAGATTAAGGCAGATTTGTGATGAGGGATATTATTGCAAGGTacggaaaaaaatatatatatattttttaagttaatataaTGGAATAGCTTATTAGGTTAATATAGCCAATTAAGGAGGTAGATGTAGAAGTTAAAAGaagggtttaattttttttaacaaaattttgaggctgggtacagtggctcatgcctgtaatcccagtgctttgggaggccaaagcaggaggatcacctgagatcaggagttcaaaaccagcctgggcaacgtaacaagaccctgtctctacgaaatttttaaaaattagccaagcatggtggtgcatgcctgtggtcccagccactcaggaggctgagacgagagggttggttgagcccaggagttcaagactgctgTGAACTATAATCACATCACTGTACCCCAActctggacaacagaacaagaccccatctcaaaaacaatttcTTGAGATATAAATCCAATGATTTCTATGATTATGGAATTGTGTACTTCCTTACCacaagtgttttttttgttttttttttcaaagagacaaagtctcaccctgtcccccaggctggagtgcagtggtgcgatctcagctcactgcagcctct from Macaca nemestrina isolate mMacNem1 chromosome 6, mMacNem.hap1, whole genome shotgun sequence encodes:
- the LOC105466967 gene encoding glucosamine-6-phosphate isomerase 1 isoform X1, translated to MKLIILDHYSQASEWAAKYIRNRIIQFNPGPEKYFTLGLPTGSTPLGCYKKLIEYYKNGDLSFKYVKTFNMDEYVGLPRDHPESYHSFMWNNFFKHIDIHPENTHILDGNAVDLQAECDAFEEKIRAAGGIELFVGGIGPDGHIAFNEPGSSLVSRTRVKTLAMDTILANARFFDGELTKVPTMALTVGVGTVMDAREVMILITGAHKAFALYKAIEEGVNHMWTVSAFQQHPRTVFVCDEDATLELKVKTVKYFKGLMLVHNKLVDPLYSIKEKETEKSQSSKKPYSD
- the LOC105466967 gene encoding glucosamine-6-phosphate isomerase 1 isoform X3, whose protein sequence is MKLIILDHYSQASEWAAKYIRNRIIQFNPGPEKYFTLGLPTGLPRDHPESYHSFMWNNFFKHIDIHPENTHILDGNAVDLQAECDAFEEKIRAAGGIELFVGGIGPDGHIAFNEPGSSLVSRTRVKTLAMDTILANARFFDGELTKVPTMALTVGVGTVMDAREVMILITGAHKAFALYKAIEEGVNHMWTVSAFQQHPRTVFVCDEDATLELKVKTVKYFKGLMLVHNKLVDPLYSIKEKETEKSQSSKKPYSD